One Cydia splendana chromosome 21, ilCydSple1.2, whole genome shotgun sequence genomic region harbors:
- the LOC134801141 gene encoding cell growth-regulating nucleolar protein: MVVFTCGHCGESVNKPKVEKHYMTKCRNRPHNLSCMDCFKDFLGNDYEAHTKCVTEEERYSGKGFVAKEKKGEKKQNVWVEMLQEVLEQQKSAPANVRRIIETVSKHNNTPRKKPKFINFVKNVCGQKTNPNDINQAWDMISVKLSELSAMNARPNQNQQNKNSEDDGSNEKTENGVTENGKTEDHEENGDVGAQNGEEEKVGETEEKHGKKSKKQRKEEKKRQKYEAELQSAAQEPGEEEEELQPTKKEKKKKNRAESVSNGDADELKEEDNKNKKRKRQDTVGAVQEVKDAAENGVNEAEMPVSRVDKKKKKTKSTGESEEAEESICLHDQNVAKIGELDIRKDKFNWHAVIMSVLEKKGEMQFKRLQKKILGEYQEATGQEIDDRIADKFIKKLKSAPNVRVDKNRVVLVD, encoded by the exons ATGGTCGTGTTTACGTGTGGCCATTGCGGCGAGTCCGTGAACAAGCCTAAAGTTGAGAAACATTATATGACCAAATGTAGAAATAGGCCCCACAACTTATCATGCATGGACTGTTTCAAGGACTTTCT AGGTAATGACTACGAGGCTCATACTAAATGTGTAACCGAAGAAGAACGCTACTCAGGAAAAGGTTTTGTTGCTAAGGAAAAGAAAGGAGAAAAGAAGCAAAATGTATGGGTTGAAATGCTTCAAGAGGTTTTGGAACAGCAAAAGAGTGCTCCGGCCAATGTTAGAAGGATAATCGAGACTGTCAGCAAACATAATAACACTCCTAGGAAAAAACCCAAATTCatcaactttgtcaaaaatgtcTGCGGACAGAAAACTAATCCAAACGATATTAACCAAGCATGGGATATGATCTCCGTTAAACTGAGCGAGTTATCAGCAATGAATGCTAGGCCCAatcaaaatcaacaaaataagaATTCTGAAGATGATGGAAGCAACGAGAAAACAGAAAATGGGGTTACGGAAAATGGTAAAACTGAGGATCATGAGGAAAATGGTGATGTTGGAGCTCAAAATGGAGAAGAAGAGAAAGTTGGAGAAACTGAGGAAAAGCATGGTAAGAAATCTAAAAAGCAGCGTAAAGAAGAGAAAAAGCGTCAGAAGTATGAAGCAGAATTGCAGAGCGCAGCGCAGGAGCCTGGAGAGGAAGAGGAAGAACTGCAGCCcacaaagaaagaaaaaaagaagaaaaacagAGCTGAATCCGTTAGCAACGGTGACGCTGACGAACTTAAAGAAGaagataacaaaaataaaaaacgtaAAAGACAAGATACCGTCGGCGCAGTTCAGGAGGTCAAAGATGCTGCTGAAAACGGGGTCAACGAAGCTGAAATGCCCGTTAGCAGGGTTGACAAGAAAAAGAAGAAAACGAAGAGCACTGGAGAATCCGAAGAGGCTGAAGAAAGTATCTGTCTGCATGACCAGAATGTAGCAAAGATTGGCGAATTAGATATCCGTAAAGATAAATTCAATTGGCATGCTGTTATAATGTCTGTGCTTGAAAAGAAAGGAGAGATGCAGTTCAAAAGACTTCAGAAGAAGATTCTCGGCGAATATCAGGAGGCAACGGGGCAAGAGATTGATGATAGAATTGCAGATAAGTTCATTAAGAAATTGAAAAGCGCACCCAATGTTAGGGTGGACAAGAATAGAGTGGTTCTCGTGGACTAG